A stretch of the uncultured Desulfobacter sp. genome encodes the following:
- a CDS encoding TonB-dependent receptor yields MSKIIARIIAVLIVCSAMNVLAEETPDQTPEYDLGEVVVTASESQGVESVGTLHEITAQQIELRHATTLDKALELLPGLDVRRGAQGIPRVNIRGMRSRHVVLLLNGIPFNSTYDGQFDPSIISTENIARIKVSYGNHSVLYGQGGLGGVINIITKKGTKGITGGLSADIDERGNMTAKGDISGGNDWVDYFVSTSRQDSDGFILSNSFDDTSEEDGGIRENSDYFRESFFTNLGVTASDSFRFGIVAGVSNGEFGQPPSTINDKSDPYAKSPKYDRVEDYDGHFAQLSIGYDPGGLFSLRAWGYLNENDEQLVRYDNDEYSAITKNNNYDKTDETDVIGATVQGFFNFDTLGQLGVSLNAETDSYDSNGLYGNGNPIAISHDLSLYAAAMEYEATFFERLGVVAGYSHHWQNKDQGNDDDQGAWLTGVSFDLAQNTRLRASYARKIRFASIKNLYDADAGNEDLETETSDNYEIGVTQLLPYGIMADFALFQNNVKDYIQKVEQPSGDDLYENFDEYRFKGVELFLSKQFSNAGASLGYSYMDAENKSEGATFEDLEYRPVHKFTLEGNYAFDFGLIAYASLMYLTDQVYDGDSDQGDLGDITLVDLKIEQRVYKEICSVYLGVSNLFDEDYEESYGFPQAGRTTYAGMKIRF; encoded by the coding sequence ATGTCCAAAATTATTGCAAGGATCATTGCCGTGCTGATCGTGTGTTCGGCGATGAATGTTCTGGCCGAAGAGACCCCTGATCAGACTCCGGAATACGATCTGGGAGAGGTGGTAGTAACCGCTTCAGAAAGCCAGGGGGTAGAGTCCGTGGGGACACTTCACGAAATTACCGCCCAGCAGATTGAACTGCGCCATGCCACCACTTTGGACAAGGCGCTTGAATTGTTACCCGGTCTGGATGTCAGGCGGGGAGCCCAGGGTATTCCAAGGGTCAACATCAGAGGGATGCGGTCCCGCCATGTGGTCCTGCTGCTTAACGGGATTCCCTTTAACTCCACCTATGACGGCCAGTTTGACCCCTCTATAATTTCAACGGAGAATATTGCAAGAATCAAAGTGTCCTATGGGAACCACTCGGTACTTTACGGTCAGGGAGGCCTTGGCGGGGTGATTAATATCATCACTAAAAAGGGGACCAAAGGGATTACTGGAGGCCTGTCAGCCGATATTGACGAGCGGGGAAATATGACAGCCAAAGGGGATATCTCAGGGGGCAATGACTGGGTGGATTATTTTGTTTCCACCAGTCGTCAGGATTCCGACGGCTTTATACTTTCGAATAGTTTTGATGACACCTCCGAAGAGGATGGCGGTATCCGGGAAAACAGCGACTATTTTCGGGAGAGTTTCTTTACCAACTTAGGCGTGACAGCAAGTGATTCGTTCAGGTTCGGTATTGTTGCGGGCGTAAGCAATGGAGAGTTTGGGCAGCCGCCGTCAACCATCAATGACAAATCAGACCCCTATGCCAAGAGCCCTAAATACGACCGGGTAGAGGATTATGACGGCCACTTTGCCCAGCTTTCTATTGGATATGATCCGGGCGGCCTTTTTAGCCTTCGCGCCTGGGGATATTTGAATGAGAACGATGAACAGTTGGTCCGTTATGACAATGATGAATACTCCGCTATCACCAAAAATAATAATTACGATAAAACCGATGAAACCGATGTGATCGGCGCTACCGTCCAAGGCTTTTTTAATTTTGATACCCTGGGCCAGTTGGGGGTATCCTTGAACGCAGAGACCGATTCTTATGACTCTAACGGGCTGTATGGTAATGGTAATCCCATCGCTATTTCCCACGACCTGTCCTTATATGCTGCGGCCATGGAATACGAGGCCACTTTCTTTGAGCGCCTGGGTGTGGTGGCAGGTTACAGCCACCATTGGCAGAATAAAGACCAGGGGAATGATGATGACCAGGGGGCCTGGCTGACAGGGGTGAGTTTTGATCTGGCACAAAATACCCGGCTGAGAGCATCCTATGCCAGAAAGATAAGGTTTGCCTCCATCAAGAACCTGTACGATGCCGATGCCGGAAACGAGGATCTGGAAACAGAGACCTCGGACAATTATGAGATCGGTGTCACCCAGTTGCTGCCTTACGGGATCATGGCAGATTTTGCTTTGTTTCAGAACAATGTAAAAGATTATATTCAAAAGGTTGAACAGCCCAGTGGCGACGACCTCTATGAAAATTTCGACGAATACCGGTTCAAAGGGGTTGAGCTGTTTTTGTCCAAACAGTTTTCAAACGCGGGTGCCAGCCTTGGGTACTCCTATATGGATGCCGAGAACAAGTCTGAGGGAGCTACCTTTGAAGACCTGGAATACCGTCCGGTTCACAAGTTCACTCTGGAGGGGAATTATGCCTTTGATTTTGGACTGATCGCCTATGCCAGCCTCATGTATCTGACAGATCAGGTGTATGACGGGGATAGTGATCAGGGAGACTTAGGGGATATCACTCTGGTGGATTTGAAGATAGAGCAACGGGTTTACAAAGAGATCTGCTCGGTTTATCTGGGTGTCAGCAATCTTTTTGATGAAGATTACGAAGAAAGCTACGGCTTTCCCCAGGCCGGCAGGACTACCTATGCCGGTATGAAGATCCGGTTTTAA
- a CDS encoding iron ABC transporter permease, producing the protein MILILVSVLLGRYPIHIQEIALLIKALAGQGQVNEIHYSLIVHVRLPRAILAALVGGSLAVSGAAFQGLFKNPLVSSGMLGVSSGAGFGAALALILFGSGLPVYLFSFGFGLAAVGLSLVTGRFVADRQAVTLVLGGVIVGSIFSALVSFLKYVADPYDELPAIVFWLMGSLSRAQYPVIIAAGLPMLLGCIGLYLIRWRLNVLAMGDREARALGLNLTWNRLFVIVCATLATASAVCVSGVIGWIGLVVPHMGRMVAGNNNNELIPAAFCLGACFLIVVDTVSRLISTSEMPLGILTALVGGPFFIYLLKQTKGRRW; encoded by the coding sequence GTGATCCTGATCCTGGTCTCGGTCCTCTTAGGCCGTTATCCTATCCATATCCAGGAGATCGCCTTACTGATCAAGGCCCTGGCCGGACAGGGTCAGGTCAACGAGATTCACTATTCCCTGATCGTCCATGTCCGGCTGCCCAGAGCTATCCTGGCTGCCTTGGTCGGCGGAAGCCTGGCTGTCAGCGGTGCTGCCTTCCAGGGACTGTTCAAAAACCCCCTGGTCAGTTCCGGCATGCTGGGGGTCAGTTCCGGCGCAGGGTTTGGAGCCGCCCTGGCCCTGATCCTTTTTGGCTCAGGCCTGCCGGTTTATCTATTCTCCTTTGGATTCGGTCTTGCCGCCGTGGGTTTAAGCCTTGTCACAGGGCGGTTTGTGGCAGACCGCCAGGCCGTTACCCTGGTTCTGGGCGGCGTAATTGTGGGCTCAATCTTTTCAGCGCTGGTATCCTTTTTAAAATATGTGGCAGATCCATACGATGAACTGCCGGCCATTGTGTTCTGGCTGATGGGCAGCTTGTCCCGGGCCCAGTATCCCGTCATTATTGCCGCCGGCCTGCCCATGCTGCTGGGCTGTATCGGCTTGTATCTAATCCGCTGGCGCCTTAATGTTCTGGCCATGGGGGACAGGGAAGCAAGGGCACTTGGACTCAACCTTACCTGGAACAGACTTTTCGTCATTGTTTGCGCCACCCTGGCAACGGCTTCAGCCGTCTGTGTCTCCGGCGTCATTGGCTGGATCGGGCTTGTGGTTCCCCACATGGGAAGAATGGTGGCAGGTAACAATAATAATGAACTGATCCCGGCCGCATTTTGCCTGGGTGCCTGTTTTCTCATCGTTGTGGATACGGTCAGCCGGCTGATCTCCACAAGCGAAATGCCGTTGGGAATTCTTACTGCCCTTGTGGGCGGCCCATTTTTCATCTACCTGCTCAAGCAGACCAAAGGAAGGCGATGGTAA